One Campylobacter sp. RM16192 genomic region harbors:
- a CDS encoding cell division ATP-binding protein FtsE, which translates to MQKIISSHGLSLGYNQNELIVQNVDLDISASDFVIITGKSGSGKSTIVKSLYGEIKPYSGSLEVCLANMNNISQKKLSEVRQKIGIIFQNYRLINEWSVERNVMLPLMIKGLAHNVCKNQAHKLLKHVNLLHKAHKFPLELSGGEQQRVAMARALAHNPNLLLCDEPTGNLDDYSSDVIWSLLRSAREFLGTCVVVVTHKIPSTLRVHYRHFVIENGGVHEIS; encoded by the coding sequence ATGCAAAAGATTATTAGTTCTCATGGTCTTTCTCTCGGGTATAATCAAAATGAACTTATAGTCCAAAATGTGGATTTAGATATAAGCGCTAGTGATTTTGTGATAATAACAGGAAAAAGCGGTAGTGGTAAATCAACTATCGTTAAATCGCTTTACGGTGAGATTAAGCCATATTCCGGCTCTCTTGAAGTTTGTCTTGCTAATATGAACAATATAAGCCAAAAAAAACTTAGTGAAGTTAGGCAAAAAATTGGGATCATATTTCAAAATTACCGCCTGATAAATGAGTGGAGTGTCGAGAGGAACGTGATGCTGCCGCTTATGATAAAAGGGCTTGCACATAATGTATGTAAAAATCAAGCTCATAAGCTGCTAAAGCATGTAAATTTACTGCATAAAGCTCATAAATTTCCTCTTGAGTTAAGCGGTGGAGAGCAGCAACGAGTAGCGATGGCAAGGGCTTTGGCACATAATCCAAATTTGCTTTTATGCGATGAGCCTACTGGAAATTTAGATGATTATTCAAGTGATGTTATATGGTCGCTTTTACGCTCTGCAAGAGAGTTTTTAGGCACCTGCGTGGTAGTTGTAACTCATAAAATCCCGTCTACTTTAAGAGTGCATTATCGCCACTTCGTGATAGAAAACGGAGGCGTGCATGAGATCTCTTAA
- the trmB gene encoding tRNA (guanosine(46)-N7)-methyltransferase TrmB: MPNFITKNLKSLAYPIIQDEVVFAWEARGRNSTIIYTQSGIEEFFVTLKEHKNGFLVKGDKITRPAQIGLLQKALVKFKELNCEEIVSEAIAVKKTHLTQKTSYISDTKELLQILKESRLSKIFIEIGFGSGRHLLWQAEKNPDALVIGIEVYKPSIEQVAKLAKSKKLNNVVLINSDARLLLSLIDSNFIDKIFLHFPVPWDDAPHRRVVSEKFTKECERTLKIGGRFELRSDSRNYTEYTISQLLNLHSSKLIVDKNKYLNVSSKYEDRWKKQLKDIYDVTFECEIKSEPLKTLSEMKFDSNYDVKAISKNFKNITIKKDDCFLHIEEKFEKSEDEILLRISFGAFSQPEQCYILITPQKCEYFIKKPLLTRENLNAHFALKEYLANAKDY, from the coding sequence ATGCCAAATTTTATAACTAAAAATTTAAAATCTTTAGCCTACCCGATTATTCAGGATGAGGTGGTTTTTGCATGGGAAGCAAGAGGCAGAAACTCTACTATTATCTATACTCAAAGTGGAATTGAAGAGTTTTTTGTGACTTTGAAAGAGCATAAAAATGGCTTTTTAGTAAAAGGCGATAAGATAACAAGGCCTGCCCAAATAGGTCTATTACAAAAGGCTTTGGTAAAATTTAAAGAGCTAAATTGCGAAGAAATTGTAAGTGAGGCAATAGCTGTAAAGAAAACTCATTTAACGCAAAAAACCTCTTATATCTCAGACACTAAAGAGCTTTTGCAAATTTTAAAAGAGTCAAGATTATCTAAAATTTTTATAGAGATAGGCTTTGGTTCAGGCAGGCACCTGCTCTGGCAAGCAGAAAAAAACCCCGATGCTTTGGTCATAGGAATAGAGGTCTATAAGCCATCTATCGAGCAGGTCGCAAAGCTTGCAAAGAGTAAAAAATTAAACAATGTAGTGCTTATTAATAGCGATGCTAGGTTGCTTTTGTCCTTGATCGATTCAAATTTCATAGATAAAATTTTTCTTCACTTTCCTGTGCCTTGGGATGACGCACCTCATAGGCGAGTAGTGTCTGAAAAATTTACAAAAGAGTGCGAAAGAACTCTTAAAATAGGCGGTAGATTCGAGCTTAGAAGTGATAGTAGAAATTATACGGAGTACACTATATCTCAGCTTTTAAATTTGCATAGCTCAAAACTTATTGTGGATAAAAATAAATATCTTAATGTTTCAAGTAAATATGAGGATAGGTGGAAGAAACAGCTAAAAGATATCTATGATGTAACTTTTGAGTGCGAAATAAAAAGCGAGCCCTTAAAAACACTTAGCGAGATGAAATTTGATAGCAATTATGATGTTAAAGCCATATCAAAAAACTTTAAAAATATAACTATAAAAAAAGATGACTGCTTCTTGCATATTGAGGAGAAATTTGAGAAAAGTGAAGATGAAATTTTGCTTCGCATATCTTTTGGCGCATTTTCTCAGCCAGAGCAGTGCTATATCCTAATCACCCCTCAAAAGTGCGAATACTTTATAAAAAAGCCGCTTTTAACGAGAGAAAATTTAAATGCGCATTTCGCATTAAAGGAGTATTTGGCTAATGCAAAAGATTATTAG
- a CDS encoding fibronectin type III domain-containing protein, with product MKRSILKGLMLSLAVVITGCVSPSTPTQTNPNLPTVTSLKTISDMTEIGFEWTPATTTDVAGYYLYRSNPNENRGKMMMVADIKDRFASHHVDSNLAPETTYSYEMRTYNSNKQISNPGVIINASTRPLIESVPFLRALTNLPERVKLIWRPHPDLRVVSYIVEKADIGKDNWRQIAEIKGRLHAEYIDDSVKSGRGYKYRVFVKTSTGVVSKPSEIVDSTTKPLPNKVVNIQATTNAPKKIIITWDSVASEDFGYYKIYSTSNKFLPYTYLAKTKTNSYEDLINENGATRLYKITIVDKDGLESKKPDEAVTGSTLAAIDAPIISSIVADSSAVKVQWSGPKEARSYTVIREGGEGERRFTNITNNEFIDTDVNYSLKYTYKVIAIDEYGISSDESHKAMVIIE from the coding sequence ATGAAAAGATCGATTTTGAAAGGCTTGATGCTATCTTTGGCCGTTGTGATCACTGGATGTGTTTCACCTAGTACGCCTACGCAAACTAATCCAAATTTGCCTACTGTTACCAGCTTAAAAACTATTAGCGATATGACGGAAATAGGCTTTGAATGGACTCCTGCTACCACAACGGATGTAGCTGGATATTATCTTTATAGATCAAATCCTAATGAAAATAGAGGCAAAATGATGATGGTGGCCGATATAAAAGATCGCTTTGCAAGCCATCATGTGGATTCAAATTTAGCTCCTGAGACTACATATTCATATGAGATGAGAACATATAACTCAAATAAGCAAATTTCAAATCCTGGCGTAATTATAAATGCAAGCACTAGACCTCTTATAGAGTCGGTGCCTTTTTTAAGAGCTCTTACTAATTTGCCGGAGCGTGTGAAGTTAATATGGCGTCCGCATCCTGATTTAAGAGTCGTATCTTATATAGTGGAAAAAGCCGATATCGGTAAAGATAATTGGAGACAGATAGCGGAAATCAAAGGAAGGCTACATGCCGAATATATAGACGATAGCGTAAAATCAGGCAGGGGGTATAAATATAGAGTTTTTGTAAAAACTAGCACAGGAGTTGTATCTAAACCAAGCGAGATAGTTGATTCTACTACAAAACCGCTTCCAAATAAAGTTGTAAATATACAAGCTACTACAAATGCTCCAAAAAAGATTATTATCACATGGGATAGCGTGGCGAGCGAAGACTTTGGATACTACAAAATTTATAGCACTTCAAATAAATTTTTGCCATATACATATCTTGCTAAAACCAAAACAAATAGCTACGAGGATTTAATTAACGAAAATGGCGCTACAAGGCTATATAAGATTACTATTGTAGACAAAGACGGACTTGAGTCTAAAAAGCCCGATGAAGCCGTTACAGGATCAACTCTGGCGGCCATAGACGCTCCTATAATATCATCCATAGTAGCTGATAGTTCGGCTGTAAAAGTTCAGTGGAGCGGACCAAAGGAGGCTAGAAGCTATACTGTAATCAGGGAAGGCGGAGAAGGAGAGAGAAGATTTACAAATATAACCAATAATGAATTTATAGATACTGATGTCAATTATAGTCTAAAATATACATATAAAGTTATAGCTATAGACGAGTATGGCATAAGTTCTGATGAATCCCATAAAGCTATGGTAATTATAGAATAA
- a CDS encoding RluA family pseudouridine synthase has protein sequence MNQISVKESKDIGKRVDLFLSEELKISRNQILNLIKNGCVSLNSKPILKGSAKLSLDDVIDVKILESNDENLNFSAEFEVSILYEDDDLIVLNKPPNLVVHPAPSVKEATLVDWLGKKGFLLSTFSGESRAGIVHRLDKGTSGAIVVAKNNHSHAALSAQLSDKTMGRIYLAITDLPLKEECVIERKIGRSPNNRLKKAITSDGRSAKSAFVNLIQESGINLIAAKLFTGRTHQIRVHLASINRHILGDTLYGFKSENDKIKRVMLHAYGLYFTHPNTGKRMRFVAPLWDDFNEILFNKFNKEIVDEKIDFERLDAIFGRCDHWMCFT, from the coding sequence TTGAATCAAATATCTGTAAAAGAGAGCAAGGATATAGGTAAAAGAGTAGATCTGTTTTTGTCTGAAGAGCTTAAAATCTCAAGAAATCAAATTTTAAATTTAATCAAAAATGGCTGTGTAAGTCTAAATTCAAAGCCCATATTAAAGGGCTCGGCTAAGCTTAGTCTAGATGACGTTATAGATGTAAAAATTTTAGAATCAAATGATGAAAATTTAAATTTTAGTGCGGAATTTGAAGTGTCTATTTTGTATGAAGATGATGATTTGATAGTACTTAATAAGCCGCCAAATTTAGTTGTTCATCCAGCTCCGAGCGTTAAAGAGGCTACGCTTGTAGACTGGCTTGGAAAGAAAGGCTTTTTGCTATCTACTTTCAGCGGAGAGAGTAGGGCTGGTATCGTGCATAGGCTTGATAAGGGCACTAGCGGAGCGATAGTAGTTGCCAAAAACAACCACTCTCACGCAGCGCTTTCAGCTCAGTTAAGCGATAAGACAATGGGTAGAATTTATCTTGCGATTACCGATTTGCCGCTTAAAGAGGAGTGTGTGATAGAGCGAAAGATAGGCAGAAGCCCGAATAATCGTTTAAAAAAAGCAATTACAAGTGACGGAAGAAGCGCTAAAAGTGCTTTTGTAAATTTGATTCAAGAGAGCGGAATAAATTTAATAGCAGCTAAGCTTTTTACCGGCAGAACTCATCAGATTAGAGTTCATCTAGCCAGCATAAACCGCCATATTTTAGGCGATACTTTATATGGGTTTAAGAGCGAAAACGATAAAATAAAAAGAGTTATGCTTCACGCCTACGGGCTTTACTTCACTCATCCAAATACAGGCAAAAGGATGAGATTCGTAGCTCCGCTTTGGGATGACTTTAATGAAATTTTATTTAATAAATTTAATAAGGAGATAGTTGATGAAAAGATCGATTTTGAAAGGCTTGATGCTATCTTTGGCCGTTGTGATCACTGGATGTGTTTCACCTAG
- a CDS encoding FtsW/RodA/SpoVE family cell cycle protein has protein sequence MIRLDRRILTHFDFVQPILILPIIILSYILVSEANSILSNKQLIYFSIGLLAFTFFFLLPIRRLEWLIPAFYWLCIALLISVDLFGVTKLGAKRWLEIPFVHFTIQPSEIMKPSFLLMMAYLVKHRPPGINGYGLKDFLRLSIYIILPAFLIMKEPDLGTALILIIMGYAILFIIGVNKKIWLSIAAGIVILAPLIYENLHDYQKKRINDFLSEESSYHVRQSIVAIGSGGLTGKSKDEATQTHFKFLPIATSDFIFSYTIERFGFLGAFTLMMFYGFLITHLLSLNYGLKDDYFTQVVTTGIGILIFIYVSVNIMMTIGFAPVVGIPLPFYSYGGSSFVTFLSLFGILQNLLTFRFDPTYRFVKIKF, from the coding sequence TTGATAAGACTTGATAGGCGAATTCTAACTCATTTTGACTTTGTTCAACCAATCTTGATACTACCTATTATAATTTTATCATATATTTTAGTTTCAGAAGCAAATTCTATTCTATCAAATAAACAGCTTATATATTTCAGCATAGGACTGCTCGCGTTTACATTTTTTTTCCTGCTTCCAATAAGAAGGCTTGAATGGCTAATACCGGCATTTTACTGGCTATGTATAGCGCTTTTAATAAGTGTTGATCTATTTGGAGTAACAAAATTAGGAGCAAAACGCTGGCTTGAAATCCCTTTTGTGCATTTTACTATTCAGCCATCAGAGATAATGAAGCCATCATTTTTACTTATGATGGCATACCTAGTAAAGCATCGCCCTCCGGGAATTAACGGTTATGGGCTCAAGGATTTTTTAAGACTTAGTATATACATAATCCTACCTGCATTTTTGATTATGAAAGAGCCTGATCTTGGGACTGCTTTGATCCTTATAATTATGGGATATGCAATTTTATTCATCATAGGAGTAAATAAAAAAATATGGCTTAGCATAGCCGCCGGTATAGTCATATTGGCTCCTTTAATATATGAAAATTTGCACGACTATCAGAAAAAAAGAATCAATGATTTTTTAAGTGAAGAATCAAGCTATCACGTTCGCCAAAGCATAGTCGCCATAGGAAGCGGTGGTCTCACGGGCAAATCAAAAGATGAAGCCACTCAAACGCACTTTAAATTTTTGCCAATTGCAACCAGTGATTTTATCTTTTCATATACCATTGAAAGATTTGGTTTTTTGGGGGCATTTACGCTGATGATGTTTTACGGATTTTTAATCACTCATCTACTTAGCCTAAACTACGGTCTTAAAGATGATTATTTCACGCAAGTGGTTACAACAGGAATTGGAATTTTGATATTTATCTATGTAAGCGTAAATATTATGATGACTATTGGATTTGCTCCGGTTGTAGGTATTCCGCTTCCGTTTTACAGCTACGGCGGAAGTAGCTTTGTGACCTTTTTGAGCCTATTTGGAATTTTACAAAATTTACTTACTTTTAGATTTGATCCTACATACCGCTTCGTAAAGATCAAATTTTGA
- a CDS encoding alkylphosphonate utilization protein — MPKDANGTELNAGDNVTLIKDLKVKGAGATLKRGTMAKNIKLTGNDKEVECRIDKMGVIVLKTEFLKKA, encoded by the coding sequence ATGCCAAAAGATGCAAACGGAACAGAACTAAATGCAGGAGATAACGTAACTCTCATCAAAGATCTTAAGGTAAAAGGCGCAGGCGCAACTCTTAAACGCGGAACAATGGCGAAAAACATTAAGCTAACTGGAAATGACAAGGAAGTTGAGTGCAGGATTGATAAAATGGGCGTTATTGTACTTAAGACCGAGTTTTTAAAGAAAGCATAA
- a CDS encoding esterase-like activity of phytase family protein: protein MDDVGVNIDCKSSKKILGEEVCSKGKIFPFPNFSPTIYKIKILNDGYEILEKIPLKTSSGKPLTGISNPDTEAAFTLNGSNIKDDVNGLDIEAIVVTKDREFYLADEYGPSIVHVSSDGRVKERWVLKGVAASLSRADTKIVENLPAKLRQRELNRGFESLAISPDENTLYTVLQSPYIGDENSREVVFLAINIKNKKVVGEYIYKTDEWSNFKKDTKKKSRKQNDVKISEMVSLPNGDIVVLERISKSTKFYKVDIKNAKNGEVLSKELVFDTDNFDKFPSKIESLIIISSDEWYLINDNDFGIEGDKTKIIRVNFKP from the coding sequence GTGGATGATGTAGGAGTTAATATTGATTGTAAAAGTTCAAAGAAAATTTTAGGTGAAGAAGTTTGCAGTAAGGGCAAAATTTTCCCATTTCCAAATTTTTCTCCTACTATTTACAAAATAAAAATACTTAATGATGGATATGAAATTCTTGAAAAAATTCCGCTAAAAACTTCAAGTGGCAAGCCTTTAACTGGGATTTCAAATCCAGATACGGAGGCTGCTTTTACGCTTAATGGCTCAAATATAAAAGATGATGTAAACGGACTTGATATCGAAGCTATAGTTGTTACGAAAGATAGGGAGTTTTATTTAGCTGACGAGTATGGACCAAGTATAGTGCATGTTTCAAGTGATGGAAGAGTTAAGGAGAGATGGGTTCTAAAAGGTGTGGCGGCAAGTTTAAGCAGAGCAGACACTAAAATAGTTGAAAATTTGCCTGCCAAATTAAGACAAAGAGAGTTAAATAGGGGTTTTGAATCTCTTGCCATAAGCCCAGATGAGAACACTTTATATACTGTGCTTCAAAGTCCTTATATAGGAGATGAAAACTCAAGAGAAGTAGTCTTTTTGGCTATTAATATAAAAAATAAAAAAGTAGTTGGCGAATATATCTACAAAACCGATGAATGGAGCAATTTTAAAAAAGATACTAAAAAGAAGTCAAGAAAGCAAAATGATGTAAAGATAAGCGAGATGGTAAGTCTACCAAATGGCGATATAGTAGTGCTTGAGCGAATAAGTAAGAGTACTAAATTTTATAAAGTTGATATCAAAAATGCAAAAAATGGTGAAGTTTTATCAAAAGAGCTTGTTTTTGATACAGATAACTTTGATAAATTTCCAAGCAAGATCGAGTCTTTGATTATCATTTCTTCAGATGAGTGGTATCTGATAAACGATAATGATTTTGGTATAGAGGGCGACAAGACCAAAATTATAAGAGTAAATTTTAAGCCTTAG